A region of Streptomyces deccanensis DNA encodes the following proteins:
- a CDS encoding DUF7144 family membrane protein: MTATHTGRMHSTKRSRPFAEGLTAFAAVMLMIAGVLDICRGVMAIAEDDVFVSTRDYVFQFDLTGWGWVHLALGAVAVLVSLGLFQESLWARVAGVAIAGLIIVANFLSLPYYPVWSIVMIAFSAFIIWALCVVRRD, from the coding sequence ATGACCGCCACACACACCGGACGCATGCACTCGACCAAGCGGTCACGGCCCTTCGCCGAGGGGCTGACGGCCTTCGCAGCCGTCATGCTCATGATCGCGGGCGTCCTCGACATCTGCCGGGGCGTCATGGCCATCGCCGAGGACGACGTCTTCGTCTCCACCCGCGACTACGTCTTCCAGTTCGACCTCACCGGCTGGGGCTGGGTCCATCTCGCCCTCGGCGCCGTGGCCGTGCTCGTCAGCCTGGGCCTCTTCCAGGAGTCCCTGTGGGCCCGCGTCGCGGGCGTCGCCATCGCGGGCCTGATCATCGTCGCCAACTTCCTGTCCCTGCCGTACTACCCCGTCTGGTCCATCGTGATGATCGCCTTCTCGGCCTTCATCATCTGGGCCCTGTGCGTGGTCAGGCGGGACTGA
- a CDS encoding SHOCT domain-containing protein, translating into MSGPTYLAYDYPLLSVFWSMLLLFLWIMWFVLLFRVVVDIFRDDDMNGWAKAGWLVFTILLPFLGVFVYVIARGKNMGRREVAQARAQQSAFDDYIRQTARGGDGRSSVDELARLSEIRSRGDITDDEFRRAKELVLSGHGASAGTGGGPTAAGR; encoded by the coding sequence ATGAGTGGTCCGACGTACCTCGCGTACGACTACCCGCTGCTGAGCGTCTTCTGGTCCATGCTCCTGCTGTTCCTGTGGATCATGTGGTTCGTGCTGCTCTTCCGGGTCGTCGTCGACATCTTCCGCGACGACGACATGAACGGCTGGGCCAAGGCGGGCTGGCTGGTCTTCACGATCCTGCTGCCGTTCCTGGGCGTGTTCGTCTATGTGATCGCCCGGGGCAAGAACATGGGCCGCCGCGAGGTGGCACAGGCGCGTGCCCAGCAGTCGGCGTTCGACGACTACATCCGGCAGACGGCCAGGGGCGGCGACGGACGGTCCAGCGTCGACGAACTCGCCAGGCTGTCCGAGATCCGCTCACGCGGCGACATCACGGACGACGAGTTCCGCCGCGCGAAGGAACTGGTCCTGAGCGGCCACGGAGCCTCGGCGGGCACGGGCGGCGGCCCGACCGCCGCCGGCCGCTGA
- a CDS encoding HdeD family acid-resistance protein has protein sequence MTESPGPARRSGADDYRPGEAEASPMAAGGAAGGVDRGVGEADRDRMAGGEAAGLMGDPAEALGKVGRSWKWILGSALATLVPGVILLVWPDGTLHVIAVLLGLYLLAIGAFRFVDVFAREEPGERVPGLLLALLYVLAGVLCLRHPLQTITALSLIVGIVWLSTGILTLYTALATKNLPHRGFVLGVAVLGVVAGIVVLALPTESATALTRLLGLWLVLLGLAEATVALAWRAALRRAGLTGSRAPTTGAA, from the coding sequence ATGACCGAGTCTCCTGGTCCGGCGCGGCGTTCCGGGGCGGACGACTACCGGCCTGGCGAGGCCGAGGCGAGCCCCATGGCGGCGGGCGGTGCGGCCGGTGGGGTGGACCGTGGGGTCGGGGAGGCGGATCGGGACCGGATGGCCGGCGGGGAGGCCGCCGGGCTGATGGGTGACCCGGCCGAGGCGCTGGGGAAGGTCGGCCGGTCCTGGAAGTGGATCCTCGGTTCGGCGCTGGCCACGCTCGTGCCCGGCGTCATCCTCCTGGTCTGGCCGGACGGGACCCTGCATGTCATCGCGGTCCTGCTCGGGCTGTATCTGCTCGCGATCGGGGCGTTCCGGTTCGTGGACGTCTTCGCCCGGGAAGAGCCGGGCGAGCGGGTGCCGGGGCTGCTCCTCGCGCTGCTGTACGTCCTGGCCGGCGTCCTGTGCCTGCGGCACCCGCTGCAGACCATCACCGCGCTCTCGCTGATCGTGGGGATCGTCTGGCTGTCGACCGGGATCCTCACGCTGTACACCGCGCTCGCCACGAAGAACCTGCCCCACCGGGGCTTCGTCCTCGGCGTGGCGGTGCTCGGCGTCGTCGCGGGGATCGTGGTGCTGGCCCTGCCGACCGAGTCGGCCACGGCACTGACCCGGCTGCTCGGCCTGTGGCTCGTCCTGCTCGGCCTGGCCGAGGCGACGGTCGCCCTCGCCTGGCGGGCCGCCCTGCGCCGGGCGGGCCTCACGGGCTCCCGCGCGCCGACCACGGGCGCCGCCTGA
- a CDS encoding DUF2252 domain-containing protein, whose amino-acid sequence MTSASASTASPTVAERAAHGRAARKRASRSCHGWFESDADADRADPIEVIERQSATRVPELVPIRYGRMLESPFRFYRGAAAIMASDLGPLPNTGLTVQLCGDAHLLNFRLLASPERHLVFDINDFDETLAGPFEWDVKRLAASFVIASRANGFSTEEQDRAVRTCVKTYRRRMREFAGMRTLDIWYAQDDADRLRELMASSMDEESRRRTAEAAAKARTRTHLQAFEKLTRVTAEGRLIAPDPPLITPLRDLLADSSVEGQEKELRKVLDQYVRTLSSERRHLLRRYHVVDMARKVVGVGSVGTRCWIVLLLGRDDSDPLLLQAKEAQRSVLSAQLGGDSYDNQGRRVVSGQRLMQTTSDIFLGWTHVLGLDGRERDFYVRQLRDWKGIARPETMDPGLLRLFARLCGAGLARAHARSGDPIAIAAYLGGSDRFDRALAEFAQSYADRNDRDFEALNVAAHTGRIHAESL is encoded by the coding sequence ATGACCAGTGCGAGCGCATCCACGGCGTCACCGACGGTGGCCGAGAGGGCGGCGCACGGCCGCGCGGCGCGCAAGCGTGCCTCCCGGTCCTGCCACGGCTGGTTCGAGTCGGACGCGGACGCCGACCGGGCCGACCCCATCGAGGTGATCGAGCGTCAGTCGGCCACTCGAGTACCGGAGTTGGTGCCGATCCGCTACGGCCGCATGCTCGAATCCCCGTTCCGCTTCTACCGGGGCGCGGCGGCCATCATGGCGTCGGATCTCGGCCCCCTCCCCAACACCGGTCTGACCGTGCAGCTCTGCGGTGACGCCCATCTGCTCAACTTCCGGCTGCTGGCCTCGCCCGAACGCCATCTCGTCTTCGACATCAACGACTTCGACGAGACCCTGGCCGGCCCGTTCGAATGGGATGTGAAACGGCTGGCCGCCAGCTTCGTGATCGCGAGCCGGGCCAACGGCTTCTCGACCGAGGAGCAGGACAGGGCGGTACGGACGTGCGTGAAGACGTACCGGCGCCGTATGCGCGAGTTCGCCGGCATGCGCACCCTGGACATCTGGTACGCCCAGGACGACGCGGACCGGCTGCGCGAGCTGATGGCGTCGTCGATGGACGAGGAGAGCCGGCGCCGTACGGCCGAGGCGGCCGCGAAGGCCCGTACGCGCACCCATCTCCAGGCCTTCGAGAAGCTGACCCGGGTCACGGCCGAGGGCCGGCTGATCGCCCCCGACCCCCCGCTGATCACCCCGCTGCGGGACCTGCTGGCGGACTCCTCGGTCGAGGGCCAGGAGAAGGAGCTGCGGAAGGTGCTGGACCAGTACGTGCGGACCCTGTCGTCCGAGCGCCGGCATCTGCTGCGTCGCTACCACGTGGTCGACATGGCCCGGAAGGTGGTGGGCGTCGGCAGTGTCGGCACGCGCTGCTGGATCGTGCTGCTGCTCGGCCGCGACGACAGCGATCCGCTGCTGCTCCAGGCCAAGGAGGCGCAGCGGTCCGTCCTCTCCGCCCAGCTCGGCGGTGACAGCTACGACAACCAGGGCCGCCGGGTGGTGTCCGGTCAGCGACTGATGCAGACGACCAGCGACATCTTCCTCGGCTGGACCCATGTCCTCGGTCTGGACGGCCGCGAACGTGACTTCTACGTACGGCAGTTGCGTGACTGGAAGGGCATCGCGCGCCCCGAGACCATGGATCCGGGCCTGCTGCGGCTCTTCGCCCGGTTGTGCGGCGCCGGCCTGGCACGCGCCCATGCCCGATCCGGCGATCCCATCGCCATCGCCGCGTACCTGGGCGGCAGCGACCGCTTCGATCGCGCGCTCGCCGAGTTCGCGCAGTCCTACGCCGACCGGAACGACCGCGACTTCGAGGCGCTGAACGTGGCCGCGCACACGGGCCGGATCCACGCCGAGAGCCTCTGA
- a CDS encoding MFS transporter translates to MKHWRALIVLGTAQFLMVLDTSVMNVSISQLVEDFDTEVTAIQAVITLYALVMAAFMIIGGRFGDILGRRRLFFLGLVVYGTGSALTAVAPTLWVLALGWSVIEGLGAAMVLPAMAALVAEAYRGRDRAVAYGVIGGLAGAGIAVGPLLGGWVTTYLTWRLVFAGEVVVVLAVLCFRRAITEAPRTGPRPPMDAVGAVLSAAGLGLGVLGVLQSSSWGWVQPRNPPFTVMGFAPTLFVIGAGVLVLAAFARWEHRRAAHGTEPLVHLDLLHRPPLRSGLLALLSQNLILLGLFFTIPLYLQVVQGFNAFQTGLRLLPVSVTMLVASLLAARLGRRAGPRRVVRLALVTLAGAIVWLLATIDPVIDDTQFALAMALLGVGMGLLASQLGNVVQSSVGEEERSEVGGLQFTAQNLGSALGTALIGSLLIGALAHALTSQVEDDPALSQEAKQQTSVALQAGISFVPTDQVRTAAERAGLPPSEVDALADSYASAQLDGLKAAILATGGITLAAFLVTPRLPGARTDGPTPTGPERPTPPGGQDPSKSPGTGAPAAPRRSEH, encoded by the coding sequence GTGAAGCACTGGCGGGCTCTGATCGTGCTCGGGACGGCGCAGTTCCTGATGGTGCTGGACACGTCCGTCATGAACGTCTCGATCAGCCAACTGGTCGAGGACTTCGACACCGAGGTCACCGCCATCCAGGCCGTCATCACGCTGTACGCGCTGGTCATGGCCGCTTTTATGATCATCGGCGGCAGGTTCGGCGACATCCTCGGCCGCCGGCGGCTCTTCTTCCTCGGCCTGGTGGTCTACGGCACCGGCTCGGCCCTGACCGCCGTCGCGCCCACCCTGTGGGTCCTCGCCCTCGGCTGGTCGGTCATCGAGGGCCTCGGCGCCGCGATGGTGCTCCCGGCCATGGCCGCTCTCGTCGCCGAGGCCTACCGGGGCCGGGACCGGGCTGTCGCCTACGGCGTCATCGGCGGGCTGGCCGGGGCCGGGATCGCCGTCGGCCCGCTGCTGGGCGGCTGGGTGACGACTTACCTCACCTGGCGGCTGGTCTTCGCCGGCGAGGTCGTGGTCGTCCTGGCCGTGCTGTGCTTCCGCCGGGCGATCACCGAGGCGCCCCGGACCGGGCCTCGTCCCCCGATGGACGCCGTCGGCGCCGTACTGTCGGCGGCGGGCCTGGGGCTGGGTGTGCTCGGTGTGCTGCAGAGCAGCAGCTGGGGCTGGGTTCAGCCCCGCAACCCGCCCTTCACCGTCATGGGCTTCGCACCGACCCTGTTCGTCATCGGCGCCGGGGTGCTCGTCCTGGCCGCCTTCGCGCGCTGGGAGCACCGACGGGCGGCCCATGGCACCGAACCCCTGGTCCACCTGGACCTCCTGCACCGACCCCCGCTGCGGTCCGGACTGCTGGCCCTGCTCAGTCAGAACCTGATCCTGCTCGGGCTGTTCTTCACCATCCCGCTCTACCTCCAGGTCGTGCAGGGCTTCAACGCCTTCCAGACCGGACTGCGGCTGCTCCCCGTCTCCGTCACCATGCTGGTCGCTTCCCTGCTCGCCGCCCGGCTGGGCCGACGGGCCGGACCGCGCCGCGTGGTGCGGCTGGCCCTGGTGACCCTGGCCGGGGCCATCGTGTGGCTGCTGGCCACCATCGACCCCGTCATCGACGACACCCAGTTCGCGCTGGCCATGGCACTGCTCGGCGTCGGCATGGGGCTGCTCGCCTCGCAACTGGGGAACGTGGTGCAGTCCAGCGTGGGAGAAGAGGAGCGCAGCGAGGTCGGCGGACTGCAGTTCACGGCCCAGAACCTGGGGTCCGCCCTCGGCACCGCGCTCATCGGATCGCTGCTCATCGGCGCCCTGGCCCATGCCCTCACCTCACAGGTGGAGGACGATCCGGCGCTGTCGCAGGAGGCCAAGCAGCAGACGAGTGTCGCGCTCCAGGCCGGGATCAGCTTCGTCCCCACCGATCAGGTGCGTACGGCCGCCGAGCGGGCCGGGCTGCCGCCGTCCGAGGTCGACGCCCTCGCCGACTCCTACGCCTCGGCCCAGCTGGACGGCCTGAAGGCGGCCATCCTCGCCACCGGCGGCATCACCCTCGCCGCGTTCCTGGTCACCCCACGACTGCCGGGCGCCCGGACGGACGGTCCGACACCGACGGGGCCCGAACGTCCGACACCACCGGGCGGCCAGGATCCCTCCAAGTCGCCCGGCACCGGCGCACCGGCCGCGCCGCGCCGCTCGGAGCATTGA
- a CDS encoding alpha/beta hydrolase has translation MQARRRLAVGALVTALFSQLLVGTAVAAPSAKTSSPGRIAWTPCEPSSDQGASGTFECATLKVPVNWKRPHGATVDLALARHLATDPERRIGSLLINPGGPGGSGVNFAFSAPDSFSPELLARFDIVGFDPRGVGRSNPVKCDEDLLNAQWQAMDPDSAASFAALRDANRALGESCRDLTGPLVDHVDTSSVVRDMDAIRAGLGEKRISYYGVSYGTLIGQQYAERYPNRIRAMTIDSNMDHSLGTWAYQKTNTIAVEESYGQFADWCARTPSCALHGRDARALFDSLYKRAEAGELVLPGDPPQKATPLDLQGIVVQYMYDPSDWFRFAQTLKDIDAADPASARSGKKHGEPTEFAYLPVLCQDYDLNVRSYATLARHERELARLAPVTRRSFIGWMDVTGCQNWPTKVTNPQDRLRVDGTPKILVTNSRYDVATPYSWGSNAARQIGREAAFLTYDGAGHGTYWLSPCARDAIDTYLLTLKTPRKGTHCPAVWPTGPTAQRQSPTGGLINPLPELLGTGTYR, from the coding sequence GTGCAAGCGCGCAGACGACTGGCTGTCGGAGCGCTCGTCACCGCACTGTTCAGCCAGTTGCTCGTCGGGACGGCCGTGGCCGCCCCTTCCGCCAAGACCTCGTCACCTGGGCGAATAGCCTGGACGCCCTGTGAACCGTCCTCCGACCAGGGCGCTTCGGGCACTTTCGAGTGCGCCACCCTCAAGGTGCCCGTCAACTGGAAGCGACCCCACGGCGCCACCGTCGACCTGGCCCTCGCCCGCCACCTCGCCACCGACCCCGAGCGCCGGATCGGCTCGCTGCTGATCAACCCCGGTGGCCCGGGCGGCTCGGGTGTGAACTTCGCGTTCAGCGCTCCCGACTCCTTCTCGCCCGAACTGCTGGCGCGCTTCGACATCGTGGGCTTCGACCCGCGTGGAGTCGGCCGCAGCAACCCCGTGAAGTGCGACGAGGACCTCCTGAACGCCCAGTGGCAGGCGATGGACCCGGACAGTGCCGCCTCCTTCGCCGCCCTCCGCGACGCGAACCGCGCGCTCGGCGAGAGCTGCCGCGACCTCACGGGACCGCTCGTCGACCACGTGGACACCTCGAGCGTCGTTCGGGACATGGACGCGATCCGCGCCGGCCTCGGCGAGAAGCGGATCAGCTACTACGGCGTCTCCTACGGCACTTTGATCGGCCAGCAGTACGCCGAGCGCTACCCGAACCGCATCCGCGCGATGACCATCGACTCCAACATGGACCACAGCCTGGGCACGTGGGCCTACCAGAAGACCAACACCATCGCGGTGGAGGAGTCGTACGGCCAGTTCGCCGACTGGTGCGCCCGTACGCCGTCCTGCGCGCTCCACGGCCGGGACGCCCGCGCCCTCTTCGACTCGCTGTACAAGCGCGCTGAGGCCGGTGAACTGGTCCTGCCGGGCGACCCGCCCCAGAAGGCCACCCCCCTGGACCTCCAGGGCATCGTCGTGCAGTACATGTACGACCCGTCCGACTGGTTCAGGTTCGCTCAGACCCTCAAGGACATCGACGCCGCCGACCCGGCGTCGGCACGGTCCGGCAAGAAGCACGGCGAGCCGACCGAGTTCGCGTACTTGCCGGTGCTGTGCCAGGACTACGACCTCAACGTCCGGTCCTATGCCACCCTCGCCCGCCACGAACGCGAACTGGCCCGCCTGGCCCCCGTCACCCGTCGCAGCTTCATCGGCTGGATGGACGTGACCGGCTGCCAGAACTGGCCGACGAAGGTGACCAACCCGCAGGACAGGCTCCGTGTCGACGGCACCCCGAAGATCCTGGTGACCAACAGCCGCTATGACGTGGCCACGCCGTACTCCTGGGGCTCCAACGCGGCCCGCCAGATCGGCCGCGAGGCCGCCTTCCTCACCTACGACGGTGCCGGGCACGGCACCTACTGGCTGAGCCCATGCGCGCGGGACGCCATCGACACATACCTCCTCACTCTGAAGACCCCCCGCAAGGGCACCCACTGCCCCGCGGTCTGGCCGACCGGCCCCACCGCCCAGCGGCAGTCGCCGACCGGCGGTCTCATCAACCCGCTGCCCGAACTGCTGGGCACGGGGACATACCGGTGA